One Mycolicibacterium parafortuitum DNA segment encodes these proteins:
- a CDS encoding DUF3237 domain-containing protein, translating to MTTPLVDIDATPALEHLLDIRIEFDPVHIFDTPVGRRLTYAIRRGRCEGPRIAGDVLPGGGDWILFGTDGVARLDVRATVRTDDGAHIHLTSTGRVWMDDATTTRFAAGELIRHDQMSAHSTPLFDTDDARYRWLNSVHTVALNQVSLTQVHYRVFAVH from the coding sequence GTGACAACACCTCTCGTGGACATCGACGCCACGCCCGCACTCGAGCACCTGCTGGACATCCGCATCGAATTCGACCCCGTCCATATCTTCGACACCCCGGTCGGACGCCGCCTGACCTACGCGATCCGGCGCGGGCGCTGCGAGGGACCGCGCATCGCCGGCGATGTCCTGCCCGGCGGCGGCGACTGGATCCTGTTCGGCACCGACGGGGTGGCTCGGCTGGACGTCCGGGCCACGGTGCGCACCGACGACGGCGCCCACATCCACCTCACCAGCACCGGGCGGGTCTGGATGGACGACGCCACGACAACGCGATTCGCCGCGGGCGAGCTGATCCGGCATGACCAGATGTCGGCGCACTCGACGCCCCTGTTCGACACCGACGACGCACGCTACCGCTGGCTCAACAGCGTGCACACGGTCGCACTCAACCAGGTCTCGCTCACTCAGGTGCACTATCGCGTATTCGCGGTGCACTGA
- a CDS encoding sensor domain-containing protein codes for MRRAAAIAGIAIMVSGCASTSSAESATPTRTMIPRPLVERELGAVLLPPEEIAAAMGTPAMGVIEAQSALSDHSAIMAPPECLAVDGAAELQVYANSGYTASRDESLNDGEGWKHYVKQSVVLFPYLEKAAEFLDASVQQWPQCHEYTHTQSGSWWTVGEIVSEGDTLSTVAMQRDAAAPGWGCGRALVHRNNVIVDVNTCSAAPGDSAVRIARQIADKVDAQW; via the coding sequence ATGCGACGAGCGGCAGCCATTGCGGGGATCGCGATCATGGTCAGCGGTTGTGCCAGCACCAGTAGCGCCGAGTCGGCCACGCCGACCCGCACGATGATCCCGCGGCCGCTGGTGGAGCGCGAGCTCGGCGCCGTACTGCTGCCCCCCGAGGAGATCGCCGCGGCGATGGGGACGCCCGCGATGGGCGTGATCGAGGCGCAGTCGGCGCTGTCGGACCACAGCGCGATCATGGCGCCGCCGGAATGCCTCGCCGTCGACGGCGCCGCCGAACTGCAGGTCTACGCCAACAGCGGCTATACCGCCTCGCGCGATGAGAGCCTCAACGACGGAGAAGGCTGGAAACACTACGTCAAGCAGTCCGTGGTGCTGTTCCCCTATCTGGAGAAAGCCGCAGAATTCCTCGACGCGTCGGTTCAGCAGTGGCCGCAGTGCCATGAGTACACCCACACGCAGAGCGGATCGTGGTGGACGGTGGGCGAGATCGTCAGCGAGGGTGACACATTGAGCACCGTCGCGATGCAACGTGACGCCGCCGCGCCCGGGTGGGGCTGCGGACGCGCACTCGTGCATCGCAACAATGTGATCGTCGACGTGAACACGTGCAGCGCCGCGCCAGGCGATTCTGCGGTGCGGATCGCCCGGCAGATCGCGGACAAGGTCGACGCGCAGTGGTGA
- a CDS encoding winged helix-turn-helix transcriptional regulator produces the protein MPSRTYGQYCALAKSLDVVGDRWTLLVVRELLDGPARYGDLLAALAPIATDMLANRLRQMETDGLVVRRHLPKPASGAVYDLTDDGRALEGIVDAHARWGRRLLGTRRPGDVVRPQWLARAVRAFVRDDRDGPPVTLRLVVPEGEVTLAVGPDGIEAAGEDAPVDVTLRGHAETLLAAMDPERFGELAASGALQVDGEPDAVRRVGELFG, from the coding sequence GTGCCCTCCCGGACGTACGGCCAGTACTGCGCGCTGGCCAAGAGCCTCGACGTGGTCGGCGACCGCTGGACGCTGCTGGTGGTCCGGGAACTGCTCGACGGGCCGGCCCGTTACGGCGATCTGCTCGCGGCGCTGGCGCCGATCGCGACGGACATGCTCGCGAACCGGTTGCGGCAGATGGAGACTGACGGCCTGGTGGTCAGGCGGCACCTGCCCAAACCGGCGTCGGGCGCGGTGTACGACCTGACCGATGACGGCCGCGCACTCGAAGGCATCGTCGACGCGCACGCCCGCTGGGGTCGGCGCCTGCTCGGTACCCGCCGGCCCGGTGACGTGGTCCGGCCGCAGTGGCTGGCCCGAGCCGTGCGTGCGTTCGTGCGTGACGACCGCGACGGCCCGCCGGTGACGCTGCGCCTCGTGGTCCCCGAAGGGGAGGTGACCCTCGCGGTCGGCCCGGACGGGATCGAGGCTGCCGGCGAAGATGCGCCGGTCGATGTCACGCTGCGAGGTCATGCCGAAACCCTGCTCGCCGCAATGGATCCGGAGCGGTTCGGGGAACTGGCAGCCTCTGGTGCGCTCCAGGTCGACGGTGAGCCGGACGCCGTACGCCGGGTCGGAGAGTTGTTCGGTTAA
- a CDS encoding FAD-binding oxidoreductase, producing the protein MHQLAALISELPEGTVVTDPDILQSYRQDRAADPSAGTPAAVVRPRRTEEVQAVLRWAAANRVAVVPRGMGTGLSGGATALDGSIVVSTERMRDIAVDPVTRTAVAQPGLLNAEVKKAVAEHGLWYPPDPSSFEICSIGGNIATNAGGLCCVKYGVTTDYVLGLQVVLADGTAVRLGGPRLKDVAGLSLTKLFVGSEGTLGIVTEVTLKLLPAQNTPCTVVATFDSVADAADAVVTITGKIRPSMLEFMDATAINAVEDKLKMGLDRTAAAMMVAASDDRGPSGAQDAEFMAEVFTRHGATEVFSTSDPDEGEAFVAARRFAIPAVEAKGSLLLEDVGVPLPALADLVSGVEKIAAERELLISVIAHAGDGNTHPLIVFDPSDAAMEQRAQQAFGEIMELALALGGTITGEHGVGRLKRPWLAGQLGPEAMELNRRIKAALDPDGILNPGAGF; encoded by the coding sequence GTGCACCAGCTGGCCGCCCTGATCTCCGAGCTCCCAGAAGGCACCGTCGTCACCGATCCCGACATCCTCCAGTCGTACCGACAGGACCGGGCGGCCGATCCGAGCGCGGGCACCCCGGCCGCGGTGGTGCGGCCCCGGCGCACCGAGGAGGTCCAGGCCGTCCTGCGCTGGGCCGCCGCGAACCGGGTCGCCGTCGTCCCGCGCGGCATGGGTACCGGTTTGTCCGGTGGCGCAACGGCTCTCGACGGCAGCATCGTCGTCAGCACCGAGCGGATGCGCGACATCGCCGTCGACCCGGTGACCCGCACCGCCGTCGCGCAACCGGGCCTGCTCAACGCCGAGGTCAAGAAGGCGGTGGCCGAACACGGGCTCTGGTATCCCCCGGATCCGTCGTCGTTCGAGATCTGCAGCATCGGCGGGAACATCGCGACCAACGCCGGCGGGCTGTGCTGCGTGAAGTACGGGGTGACCACCGACTACGTGCTGGGCCTGCAGGTCGTGCTGGCCGACGGGACCGCCGTCCGCCTCGGCGGACCTCGCCTCAAGGATGTGGCGGGGCTGTCGCTGACCAAACTGTTCGTCGGCAGCGAGGGGACGCTGGGCATCGTCACCGAGGTCACCCTGAAACTGCTTCCGGCACAGAACACCCCGTGCACCGTGGTCGCGACGTTCGACTCGGTGGCCGACGCGGCGGACGCGGTCGTGACGATCACCGGCAAGATCCGGCCTTCGATGCTGGAGTTCATGGACGCGACGGCGATCAACGCGGTCGAGGACAAACTCAAGATGGGTCTCGACCGCACCGCCGCCGCGATGATGGTCGCCGCCAGCGACGACCGCGGCCCGTCGGGGGCGCAGGACGCGGAGTTCATGGCCGAGGTCTTCACCCGGCACGGCGCGACGGAGGTGTTCTCGACGTCGGATCCGGACGAGGGTGAGGCCTTCGTCGCGGCCCGCCGGTTCGCGATCCCCGCCGTCGAAGCCAAGGGATCACTGCTGCTCGAAGACGTCGGCGTTCCGCTACCCGCGCTGGCCGACCTGGTCAGCGGGGTCGAGAAGATCGCCGCCGAGCGGGAGCTGCTGATCTCGGTGATCGCGCACGCCGGAGACGGCAACACCCATCCGCTGATCGTGTTCGACCCGTCCGACGCCGCGATGGAACAGCGCGCCCAGCAGGCGTTCGGCGAGATCATGGAGCTGGCCTTGGCGCTGGGCGGCACCATCACCGGCGAGCACGGGGTCGGCCGGCTCAAGCGGCCGTGGCTGGCGGGTCAGCTCGGTCCCGAGGCGATGGAGCTCAACCGCCGGATCAAGGCCGCGCTCGACCCCGACGGCATCCTGAACCCCGGCGCGGGCTTCTGA
- a CDS encoding alpha/beta hydrolase: MSDHVLEPAAQEFADATATPPFLYELGPEGARKVLDDVQAAPIDKLDVDERWVTVPCEDGDVAVRIVAPPAAHGPLPVVLYIHGGGWVLGNAATHDRLVRELAVGAHAAVAFVEYDRSPEARYPVAIEQAYATAQWITERGAGEGLDAARMAVAGDSVGGDMAAAVAIMAKQRGDVTFIHQSLYYPVTDAAQDTSSYREFAEGPFLTAKSMAWFWDCYLPDAATRSEITASPLRATVDDLRDLPPALVIVDENDVLRDEGEAYARKLTAAGVRTTSVRFNGIIHDFMMLNPLRGTAATTAAVELAVHTLRKAFEK; this comes from the coding sequence ATGAGTGATCACGTGCTGGAACCGGCGGCCCAGGAGTTCGCCGATGCGACCGCCACACCACCGTTCCTTTATGAGTTGGGCCCAGAGGGCGCTCGCAAGGTGCTCGACGATGTGCAGGCTGCTCCGATCGACAAGCTCGACGTCGACGAGCGGTGGGTCACGGTGCCCTGCGAAGACGGCGACGTGGCCGTGCGGATCGTGGCGCCGCCCGCCGCGCATGGTCCGCTGCCGGTGGTTCTCTACATCCATGGCGGGGGCTGGGTGCTAGGCAATGCGGCGACCCATGACCGCCTGGTGCGCGAGTTGGCGGTCGGTGCCCACGCGGCAGTGGCGTTCGTGGAGTACGACCGCTCACCGGAGGCGCGGTACCCGGTGGCGATCGAGCAGGCCTATGCCACCGCCCAATGGATTACGGAGCGCGGCGCCGGCGAGGGGTTGGACGCCGCGCGGATGGCTGTGGCCGGTGATTCAGTGGGCGGTGACATGGCCGCTGCGGTGGCGATCATGGCCAAACAGCGCGGCGACGTCACCTTCATCCATCAGTCGCTGTACTACCCGGTGACCGACGCCGCACAGGACACCAGCAGTTACCGAGAGTTCGCCGAGGGCCCGTTTCTCACAGCGAAGTCGATGGCGTGGTTCTGGGACTGCTATCTGCCCGACGCGGCGACGCGCTCGGAGATCACCGCCTCGCCGCTGCGCGCCACTGTCGACGACCTGCGGGATTTGCCGCCGGCGCTGGTGATCGTCGACGAGAACGACGTCCTGCGCGACGAGGGCGAGGCCTATGCCCGGAAACTGACCGCGGCCGGTGTGCGCACGACGAGCGTCCGGTTCAACGGCATCATCCACGACTTCATGATGCTCAACCCGCTCCGCGGCACCGCGGCAACCACCGCGGCGGTCGAACTGGCGGTCCACACATTGCGGAAAGCCTTCGAGAAATGA
- a CDS encoding NAD-dependent epimerase/dehydratase family protein yields the protein MSDKSLVLVTGAAGYVGSHVVSQLLRRRYPVRAAVRSRARARELSETVAGQGLDPGLIEMVPADLTADDGWPEAVAGVADVLHIASPFPAEAPENDDEIIIPAREGALRVLRHARDAGCRRVVMTSSFAAVGYSDKAGEHWTEDDWTDPDDDNTAYIRSKAIAERAAWDFIETQGGGLELTTLVPVGIFGPTLGPHLSTSVKFIQSMLTGALDRVAPQYFGVVDVRDVATAHLQSLATAGAAGERILLAADGPAESFLGIARILRERLGVAAAKVPTSEYSEAEVRELAQTVPALREAVSRLGRRPQISNAKAKAVLGWVPRPVGETILDTAQSLIANDLL from the coding sequence ATGAGTGACAAGTCCTTGGTGCTGGTAACCGGTGCCGCCGGCTATGTCGGCAGCCACGTCGTCAGTCAACTGCTCCGCCGGCGATACCCGGTGCGCGCCGCCGTGCGTAGCCGAGCCCGAGCCCGGGAACTCTCCGAAACCGTTGCCGGGCAGGGGCTGGACCCGGGACTGATCGAGATGGTGCCGGCCGACCTCACTGCTGACGACGGGTGGCCGGAGGCGGTCGCCGGAGTCGCAGACGTGCTGCATATCGCCTCACCGTTCCCGGCCGAAGCTCCTGAGAACGACGATGAGATCATCATCCCCGCGCGCGAAGGCGCCCTACGGGTCCTGCGTCACGCCCGCGATGCGGGCTGCCGCCGGGTCGTCATGACGTCCTCGTTCGCCGCCGTGGGGTACTCCGACAAAGCGGGCGAGCACTGGACCGAGGACGACTGGACCGACCCGGACGACGACAACACCGCCTATATCCGGTCCAAGGCCATCGCCGAGCGCGCAGCATGGGACTTCATCGAAACGCAGGGCGGCGGGCTCGAACTGACGACGTTGGTGCCCGTGGGTATTTTCGGTCCCACTCTCGGCCCGCATCTGTCCACGTCGGTGAAGTTCATCCAGTCGATGCTCACCGGTGCTCTCGATCGAGTTGCTCCGCAGTACTTCGGCGTCGTCGACGTGCGCGACGTCGCGACCGCCCACTTGCAGTCGCTGGCGACGGCCGGCGCAGCCGGTGAACGCATCCTGCTGGCAGCCGACGGACCTGCGGAGAGCTTTCTGGGGATCGCGCGCATCCTGCGCGAGCGTCTGGGTGTCGCGGCGGCGAAGGTCCCCACCAGCGAGTACAGCGAAGCCGAAGTCCGCGAACTCGCTCAGACAGTGCCGGCGTTGCGCGAGGCGGTGTCTCGGCTCGGTCGGCGCCCGCAGATCAGCAACGCAAAGGCCAAGGCGGTGCTGGGCTGGGTACCGCGTCCGGTTGGCGAGACCATTCTTGATACCGCGCAGTCGCTGATCGCCAACGACCTGCTGTGA
- a CDS encoding MFS transporter: MTADTAPRSRTPLLLIMFAALMAGAGNGISLVAFPWLVLQRNGSALDASVVAMAGTLPLLAATLIAGAAVDFLGRRRVSMISDALSALSVAAVPLLALMFGAQVVNVAVLAGLAALGAFFDPAGMTARETMLPEAAKKAGWTLDHANSVYEAVFNLAYIVGPGIGGLLIATLGGIDTMWVTAAAFTLSIAAIGALRLEGTGKPAPETLSDGVWAGIVKGLRFVWNSKVLRTLAFVDLAATGLYMPMESVLFPKYFTDRNEPAQLGWVLMALSVGGLIGALGYAVMSRYMKRRTVMLIAVLTLGVAMTVIAFLPPLPVILVLCAVVGFVYGPIAPIYNYVMQTRAPQHLRGRVVGVMGSLAYAAGPLGLIVAGPLADSTGLHTTFLALSLPMLALGVAAVFLPALRELDAEPRGT, translated from the coding sequence ATGACCGCCGACACCGCACCGCGCTCGCGTACGCCGCTGCTGCTCATCATGTTCGCGGCGCTGATGGCGGGCGCGGGCAACGGCATCTCGCTGGTCGCGTTCCCGTGGTTGGTGCTGCAGCGCAACGGGTCGGCGCTGGATGCGTCGGTGGTCGCGATGGCGGGCACGCTGCCGCTGCTGGCCGCGACGCTGATCGCCGGTGCGGCCGTGGACTTCCTGGGCCGGCGGCGGGTGTCGATGATCTCCGATGCGCTCTCGGCGCTGTCGGTCGCGGCGGTTCCGCTGCTGGCGTTGATGTTCGGCGCACAGGTCGTCAACGTCGCGGTGCTGGCCGGGCTGGCCGCGCTCGGGGCGTTCTTCGACCCCGCCGGGATGACGGCACGCGAGACGATGCTGCCGGAGGCGGCGAAGAAGGCGGGCTGGACACTCGACCACGCGAATTCGGTGTACGAGGCCGTGTTCAACCTGGCCTACATCGTCGGGCCCGGCATCGGCGGGCTGTTGATCGCGACGCTCGGCGGCATCGACACCATGTGGGTGACCGCGGCGGCATTCACGTTGTCCATCGCGGCAATCGGCGCGCTGCGACTGGAGGGCACCGGGAAGCCGGCCCCCGAGACGTTGTCGGACGGGGTGTGGGCCGGGATCGTCAAAGGTCTGCGGTTCGTGTGGAACAGCAAGGTGCTGCGCACGCTCGCGTTCGTCGACCTGGCGGCCACCGGTCTGTACATGCCGATGGAGAGCGTGCTGTTCCCGAAGTACTTCACCGACCGCAACGAGCCGGCCCAGCTGGGCTGGGTACTGATGGCGCTGAGCGTCGGCGGGCTGATCGGCGCGCTCGGCTACGCGGTGATGTCGCGATATATGAAGCGGCGCACCGTGATGCTGATCGCGGTGCTGACGCTCGGGGTGGCGATGACGGTCATCGCGTTCCTGCCGCCGCTGCCGGTCATCCTGGTGCTGTGCGCGGTGGTCGGGTTCGTCTACGGGCCGATCGCGCCGATCTACAACTACGTGATGCAGACCAGGGCCCCGCAGCATCTGCGCGGCCGGGTGGTCGGGGTGATGGGGTCGCTGGCGTATGCCGCGGGCCCGCTCGGGCTGATCGTGGCCGGCCCGCTGGCCGATTCGACCGGCCTGCACACCACGTTCCTCGCGCTGTCGTTGCCGATGCTGGCGCTCGGGGTTGCGGCGGTGTTCCTGCCCGCGCTGCGCGAACTCGACGCCGAGCCCCGTGGCACTTAA
- a CDS encoding NAD(P)/FAD-dependent oxidoreductase: MSTTTRIVVVGGGYAGVLAANRLRQRPDIDVTLVNPRPQFVERIRLHQLVAGNDDAIEDYSTVLAGSVTLVVDSAERIDAAAHSLRLSSGATLDYDYLIYAVGSTAPVPAAIPGAAEFAYPLGELEAAQRLAARLVDIPIQAPIVVVGGGLTGIEAASEFAEAGRNVTLVTGALGPSLAKGGRRSVAKRLSKLGVTVVDNETVTQVQPDRIALRDGKELPSAATVWTAGFGVPTLAADSGLSTDRLGRLLTDETLTSVDDPAIIAAGDAASPSAQPLRMSCQLAMPLASHAADTVLARLDGNAPENLNPASVGQCISLGRHAGTIQMSHFNDEALPLHLGGRLAATIKESVCKGTVSFLAKEARNPGSYFWPKGGKRQKNLKRGTVDV; this comes from the coding sequence ATGAGCACCACCACGCGCATCGTGGTCGTCGGCGGCGGATACGCCGGTGTCCTGGCCGCCAACCGGCTGCGCCAACGCCCCGACATCGACGTCACCCTGGTCAACCCGCGGCCGCAGTTCGTCGAACGAATCCGGTTGCACCAGTTGGTCGCCGGTAACGACGACGCAATCGAGGACTATTCGACGGTGCTGGCCGGCTCGGTGACATTGGTGGTCGACAGTGCCGAGCGCATCGACGCCGCCGCTCACTCGCTGCGGCTGTCCTCTGGCGCAACCCTTGACTACGACTACTTGATCTATGCCGTCGGCAGCACCGCCCCGGTCCCGGCCGCTATACCGGGTGCCGCTGAATTCGCCTATCCGCTGGGCGAACTAGAGGCTGCGCAGCGGCTGGCCGCCCGCCTGGTCGACATTCCGATCCAGGCGCCGATCGTGGTGGTCGGCGGCGGCCTTACGGGTATCGAAGCCGCCTCCGAGTTCGCCGAAGCCGGCCGCAACGTCACTTTGGTCACCGGTGCGCTGGGCCCCTCGCTGGCCAAGGGCGGCCGCCGCTCGGTGGCCAAGCGCCTGAGCAAGCTCGGTGTGACCGTCGTCGACAACGAAACCGTCACGCAAGTTCAGCCAGACCGAATCGCGTTGCGGGACGGCAAGGAACTACCGAGTGCGGCCACCGTGTGGACCGCGGGTTTCGGCGTCCCCACACTGGCCGCCGACAGCGGACTGAGCACCGACCGACTGGGCCGGTTGCTCACCGACGAAACTCTCACCAGCGTCGACGATCCCGCGATCATCGCCGCCGGAGACGCGGCCTCACCGTCTGCACAGCCGCTGCGGATGAGCTGCCAACTCGCCATGCCGCTGGCCTCCCACGCCGCCGACACCGTCCTGGCGCGACTCGACGGGAACGCTCCCGAGAACCTGAACCCGGCCTCGGTGGGCCAGTGCATCAGCCTGGGCCGCCACGCCGGCACCATCCAGATGTCGCACTTCAACGACGAAGCGCTGCCGCTGCACCTCGGCGGTCGCCTCGCCGCCACCATCAAGGAATCAGTGTGCAAGGGCACGGTCTCCTTCCTCGCCAAGGAGGCCCGCAACCCGG